Proteins encoded by one window of Rattus rattus isolate New Zealand chromosome 10, Rrattus_CSIRO_v1, whole genome shotgun sequence:
- the LOC116911694 gene encoding alpha-1,3-mannosyl-glycoprotein 4-beta-N-acetylglucosaminyltransferase-like protein MGAT4E, producing MTVLVHLADSDPTWLKRTIFRISSLYRSQILTGQLLLIHAPPDAYPTVSNVQKEISQGQIYSKQNVDHAFLMSFATKLSPYFLLIEDDVFCAPNFVDHIRSKVIGRKPNTWVLLEFSNMGILGKLLHSKDLPLLTRFLLLFHKERPLDWLIRHFCTLLAQQSPILYRPFLFYHRLTHFTFTNNVTDQEEDLPCPDSLTGTVFTDMRFSDVHSPQAAYALDESFFWSYNVSTGNYLILILNNPANLDRVQIRTGSITDGKYILEKGQVELGYEPEGTPPNCTSFTLLGHLVQGQMDQIILKSAGSEVSCVKLAVNANQVGGLMVRHIYIWGENAEVRRNNQRYDKW from the coding sequence ATGACTGTGCTGGTCCACCTGGCCGACTCTGACCCCACCTGGCTCAAGAGAACTATCTTCCGCATTTCAAGTCTCTACAGGTCCCAGATTTTGACAGGGCAATTACTACTGATCCATGCCCCACCTGATGCCTACCCCACTGTGTCTAATGTCCAGAAGGAGATCTCTCAGGGGCAGATCTACTCCAAGCAGAATGTAGATCACGCTTTCCTCATGAGCTTTGCCACAAAGCTCTCCCCTTACTTCCTGTTGATAGAGGACGATGTCTTTTGTGCCCCCAATTTTGTCGACCACATTCGCTCAAAGGTGATCGGCAGGAAGCCCAACACATGGGTGCTCCTGGAGTTCTCTAATATGGGCATCCTGGGTAAACTTCTCCACAGCAAGGACCTTCCACTCCTGACccgtttcctcctcctcttccacaaggaGCGACCTCTCGACTGGCTGATCCGTCATTTCTGTACCCTCTTGGCCCAGCAAAGCCCAATCCTCTACAGACCCTTTCTCTTCTACCACAGGTTGACTCACTTCACTTTCACAAACAACGTAACAGACCAGGAAGAAGATCTTCCTTGTCCCGATAGCCTCACTGGAACGGTTTTCACGGACATGAGGTTCTCTGATGTTCATTCCCCGCAGGCGGCCTATGCTCTGGACGAGTCTTTCTTTTGGTCCTACAATGTCAGTACAGGGAactacttgatcttgattttgAACAATCCAGCGAACCTCGACAGAGTGCAAATAAGAACAGGCTCCATCACGGATGGAAAGTACATCCTAGAGAAAGGACAGGTGGAACTAGGCTACGAGCCTGAAGGAACGCCCCCGAACTGCACCAGCTTTACCCTGCTTGGCCATCTTGTGCAGGGGCAGATGGATCAGATCATCCTGAAAAGTGCTGGGTCTGAAGTAAGCTGCGTGAAGCTGGCAGTGAACGCTAATCAGGTCGGGGGTCTCATGGTCAGGCATATCTACATCTGGGGGGAGAATGCCGAAGTCAGAAGAAATAATCAAAGATATGATAAGTGGTGA